The stretch of DNA ACAATGGCGATCGCGATCGCTGCTAATAACCCCAGCACGCACAACCAAATTGTTATCCGGTTGTTGGCATTGATTTCTTCCAAAAAGTCTGATTCGGGGACAATCAGCACGATTAGCCAATCTAATCCTTTACCATCCTTGAAGGGAGTCACTTGCAAGAATTGCCGTTCTCCATTGACGACAAATTCTAGTTGCTGTGAAGTTTGAATTTGGTTTAGGTTAGAGAAGCGATCGCGCAAATACTCTCCCGTAGCTCGCACTAAAGCATTATTGCTCTCCGTTGCCTTCAAGCGTTTTGTGTTTTCACCGCTGCCACTCGTTATCGGCTCAGTTGTCGAACTGGCGACTAGCACTCCAGAGCTTTCGATGATAAAGGTTTGCCCCGACTTACCTATTTTCAATGTTTTCAGGAATTGGCTGAGGTCTCTAGGTAAAAACAGATCGGTTGCACAGACTCCAATTAAGGAGTTATTCGTTTTATCGTAGACAGGAATACTAGAAGTAATAGTGGGCAGTAGTGTCGAAAAGTCTAGATAAACTTCGCTCCAGGTAAGTCCTCCTGTTGCGACTGCGGCTTTGTACCAAGGGCGTTGGCGAGCATCATATCGGTTTGTTTCTTTGTTATTTAAAACAGTACGATTGCCATTGCTATCCAGACTGTAGTTATTATATCGATAATTAGTGGCAGCATTGCTCATCTTTATCTCCAATTTTTGCGGATTGTTCGGATCTACCAATACGCCAAATGCTTCGCCACCTTGTTGACTGCCACAATATGTATAACTAATGGATGGAAACAGCTTTACTTGTTCCCAAAAGCGTTGTTCCCCTTTGCCGTTAATGATATCGATTTCGCCCCTACTTAAGGCATTGGCATTGAGTTGAACTATTTTA from Aerosakkonema funiforme FACHB-1375 encodes:
- a CDS encoding methyl-accepting chemotaxis protein, encoding MSNKNYLVTKSSRKIPLRAALIVPFVLQTTAVVGLIGYISFKNGQKAINNVAAQLRNELNTRIENQIKANVEIPPKIVQLNANALSRGEIDIINGKGEQRFWEQVKLFPSISYTYCGSQQGGEAFGVLVDPNNPQKLEIKMSNAATNYRYNNYSLDSNGNRTVLNNKETNRYDARQRPWYKAAVATGGLTWSEVYLDFSTLLPTITSSIPVYDKTNNSLIGVCATDLFLPRDLSQFLKTLKIGKSGQTFIIESSGVLVASSTTEPITSGSGENTKRLKATESNNALVRATGEYLRDRFSNLNQIQTSQQLEFVVNGERQFLQVTPFKDGKGLDWLIVLIVPESDFLEEINANNRITIWLCVLGLLAAIAIAIVTAQSINRPILRIAQASEQMADGNFDQEVASSHIGELERLSNSFNKMATQLKTSFSKLNSVIEQANQVSLQVTASTSQIANSGKQLEASALQQASSTSEVNATARSIANTSGQLVKTMENVTQKAIVTAQATSNSQKSLQEMAAAMGDLASATNVISARLRVMNEKANNINSAVNRISDVAYKTNLISLNAAIEAEKAGEYGAGFAVVAREVRRLA